The following proteins are encoded in a genomic region of Pelecanus crispus isolate bPelCri1 chromosome 26, bPelCri1.pri, whole genome shotgun sequence:
- the RACGAP1 gene encoding rac GTPase-activating protein 1, which translates to MQLNLKLKMETAMVNLRGLYDQLVRQAEVLSEGNECQFIQLARNFEEYRRKLQKTEHELGRYKDILMKTEAERSALDVKLKHARNQVDVEIKRRQKAETDCEKLERQIQLIRELLMCDASGSIQLSEEQKSALAFLNRPQVSMGGSGNKRLSTIDESGSILSDISFDKTDESLDWDSSVVKAVRLKRREKRRSSRQFTEGPPGPKKKTRSIGSTVDQGNESIVAKTTLMVPNDGGPIEAISTIQTVPYSVRSRRKSGPLQPWSSESSMGSKQLESKLETDGSATPQSNGGVRLHEFVSKTVIKPESCVPCGKRVKFGKISLKCRDCRVVAHPECRDRCPLPCIPTLTGTPVRIGEGTLMDFVPSTPPMIPSIIVHCVNEIEQRGLHEMGLYRISGCDKTVRELKEKFLRAKNIPLLSKVDDIHAICGLLKDFLRSLKEPLLTFRLNKTFMEAAEILDEDNSVAAMYQAVGELPQANRDTLAFLMIHLQRVAQSPETKMDITNLAKVFGPTIVAHAVPDPDPMTLLQDTKRQPKVVERLLLLPMDYWSQLMMAEQENIDPAHVIENVNACSTPQTPDVKVSMLGPLTTPEQQLSKTPSSSSLSQRVRSTFSKTTPKFGSKSKSTTQLGHQGNFFASPMLK; encoded by the exons AGTTTATTCAGTTAGCGAGGAACTTTGAAGAGTATCGGAGAAAATTGCAGAAAACGGAGCATGAGCTTGGCAGGTACAAAGATATTCTCATGAAAACTGAAGCTGAACGTAGTGCTTTGGATGTGAAGCTGAAACATGCTCGCAATCAAGTGGATGTGGAGATCAAACGAAGGCAAAAAGCTGAAACGGACTGTGAAAAGCTG GAGCGGCAAATACAACTGATTCGAGAGCTGCTCATGTGTGATGCATCTGGGAGTATTCAGCTGAGTGAAGAACAGAAGTCTGCCCTTGCCTTTCTTAACAGGCCCCAGGTTTCTATGGGGGGTTCAGGCAACAAAAG GCTGTCTACAATAGATGAATCTGGCTCAATTCTGTCAGACATCAGCTTTGACAAGACTGATGAGTCACTG GACTGGGATTCCTCTGTGGTGAAAGCTGTCAGGctgaagaggagagagaagcgG CGGTCTTCCAGGCAGTTCACTGAAGGCCCACCAGGCCCTAAGAAGAAAACCAGATCAATTGGCTCTACAGTGGATCAG GGAAATGAATCCATAGTAGCAAAGACAACTCTCATGGTCCCCAATGACGGTGGCCCAATCGAAGCTATCTCTACTATCCAGACTGTGCCTTACAGTGTGAGAAGCCGCAGGAAGAGTG GTCCTTTGCAGCCTTGGAGCAGTGAGTCGAGCATGGGTAGTAAGCAGCTGGAATCCAAACTGGAGACTGACGGCTCTGCCACTCCACAGAGCAATGGGGGAGTGAGGCTGCATGAATTTGTTTCAAAGACG GTTATCAAGCCAGAATCGTGTGTTCCATGTGGAAAGAGagtaaaatttggaaaaatctCTCTGAAGTGCAGAGACTGCCGTGTGGTCGCTCACCCAGAGTGTCGGGACCGCTGTCCTCTTCCCTGTATCCCGACCTTGACAGGGACTCCTGTCAGAATTGGAGAG GGGACCTTGATGGACTTTGTCCCTTCTACTCCTCCAATGATCCCTTCCATCATAGTGCACTGTGTTAATGAGATTGAGCAGCGAGGGCTGCATGAg ATGGGCCTTTACCGGATCTCTGGCTGTGACAAGACAGTAAGGGAGCTGAAAGAGAAGTTTCTTAGAgcaaaaaatattcctttgctCAGTAAAGTGGATGATATCCATGCTATCTGTGGCCTTCTCAAGGACTTCCTACGCAGCCTGAAAGAACCCCTTCTCACTTTCCGGTTAAACAAGACTTTTATGGAAGCTGCAG aaATCTTGGATGAGGACAACAGTGTCGCTGCTATGTACCAAGCAGTTGGTGAACTTCCTCAGGCTAATAGGGACACTCTAGCTTTCCTCATGATCCACCTGCAGAG ggTGGCTCAGAGCCCAGAGACTAAAATGGACATTACCAACTTGGCCAAAGTCTTTGGCCCCACGATAGTGGCCCATGCGGTACCTGATCCTGACCCTATGACACTCCTACAAGACACTAAGCGGCAACCCAAG GTAGTGGAGcgacttctgctgctgcctatGGACTACTGGAGCCAGTTGATGATGGCGGAACAAGAAAACATTGACCCAGCACACGTAATTGAGAACGTCAATGCCTGCTCCACTCCACAGACACCAGATGTTAAAG TGAGCATGCTTGGACCCCTCACTACTCCGGAACAGCAGCTCTCCAAGACGCCGTCGTCTAGCTCCCTGTCCCAGAGGGTCCGGTCTACCTTCAGCAAAACCACCCCCAA ATTTGGGAGCAAAAGCAAGTCAACAACCCAGCTTGGGCATCAGGgcaacttctttgcctctcCTATGCTGAAGTGA